ATAACTTTAGAGTACTTTCGGTTTCATCCAGCCTCTCGAATTCCTTCATGAGATTTGGCACGAGAGGAGGAGTTGTTGTGACGCATAGCATTTCCAGTTAAAGACTGCCCTTCTCCGAGGAAATGGACGGTAGCGATACTTCAATCTCACATTTTTAAATTCGTTTTCAAATGTAGGCTATATTCCAGCTCTCTTGGGGATGACCGAGCTCTTCTGGGAGAGTAAGACGACACGATGTTGGATCGCCATGAGTAAAGGTAAGTTCACGCGAGCGCAGTAAAATCTCCACACGGAACTTGATCGTTATCTCTAATGTGGCACTTTTAGTGTGGGTGTCGAGATTGTACCGTAGGTTTGAAACGGATGGAAATGTTAAAGCGTCTCGCCGTTTGTCTTCTTTCCTAGTGTACATGTCTGTGTGGGTCTCATCTGgcattaacaataaaaaactatTGTAACTTTAGATGTTACTGGGTGTGTGGTTTAGGTCTCGTTTGTTTCACAATAGGTTACTGTAAGAATAATCTGCTTTATAGACTACAAGGACATCAGAGTTAATGAAAACTGTCGTTTTTCTTATTTGATAAAGCTGTGAAATTAATCATGTTTAAGATTCTTAACTTCAATTCCCCCTTCTCCTGTGTCCGCCTAGTGTGTTTGGTGAAGTGAGAAATACTGCTTTAGCGCCCCCTGTAGCGCCATGAGGGAATGTCAGCTGTTCGCTTGTGTTCTGCTGGTAAGTTAGCATTTTCAGAGCATTTACTCAGCCACGAGCCTTCATTTCCAAAAGTGCCCCAGGTGGCCATctaaaatactttattaaaagGTTGTGTTTTGGGCTGCTTTTCATTATGGTTGACTATGATTAAATAGCTTAATTATTCAGTGACTTTACCTATACATCAAATTAATAGTCAGGTTCCATAATCTAATTTTAActataacatttaaacatttcaggACCGACCTACATTGAGATTTTGTAAGTTATGATGAGTGTAAGCCATGAGTAAgtgtaatttcattaaaaaagaaaaagtttaatGAGGACTACATTGCCATAATGAGTGGAAAGGTTGTGTGTGAGGAATTACTTCTGGTTTATTCACCTCACTtgaaaggaaaaataaatcaaGCACTTTTCATGGTGGAATACAGTATTGCACTGTGCACTCACACATAATGTAAGGTTCTGGGATTTTTAACCTAAATGATCTTTTGTTCCCCACAGGCTCTAATCAGCCAGTCATATGTAATATCAGTTAGTGGAGGTCCGACTGGGAAAGGATATTGTCCTGAAAATGAATACTGGAATAATAAGGGATTCTGCTGTGATAAATGTCATGCAGGTAAAGCTCATTTAAATGCAGGCTTTATGTTATAGATGTACAGAGTGTATATCCCTTCAgtgaaaggtgtttttttttggtttgaagAAGATTTATCATATaatgtatggaagcatatggtttgcaaaatgcattttgtaatgtaacgtgcaaaatgacaatgctatATGTACAATGgcaatgtatttctttatttaaatctaatttttCCTTTTCCAATACATATGTGCAacatttggtgcaaaatgaaaatacagttatatgaTTTACATTTGGCATTTTCTTCACTAGTTTTCACCtgtaaattaaaaactaattttaatgaaattattacaTGTTTATTACATATAATGAATGGAATTGTATCACCCAAATTGATTAGCTATTTGTGACATGTCCAAGCAAAAGCTGtagcaaaatgatcatttaaatgcccttttttcctaaatgcatttagacTTTACAGATACTGTAGGACACTTGAGATAGCATTTTTATGGTGATACCATGTGATTATTGTAGCAAAATGCATTCTGAGCCAAATGTGCAGCAAAAGggaaatcttttatttttcttaaatggatTGACACTTACACTTAAGACATTTCAATCGCATTTTCATTAAATACCCTTCGATAATGGAGTTTAAGTCAATATGgatttgaaaatgcattccgagccgatccgGCACCCAACCTGTCAATCATAATATCTAAGCGGGTCTTGGCAACAAGATGCACGTCAATATTCCCCATTAATCAACAgggtgtgtttttttcttttcttttttaagaaaccCTTTGTTCAGCTTTCATAGATGGTTTTGTTCTGTCCTTTGTCCTTCTGTTTTCTACTCTAGGGTTTAAATTGAAAGAGGAGTGCCCTAAAAACAACACGAGGTCCTTATGTGTAAAATGTGAGAATGGAACCTTCCTAGAGACCGCAAATCACTATGACAAATGCTTCAGTTGCAGGAAGTGCAGCAAAGGTACAGCAATGGCATTTTAAAACTttgattttcatattttcttgttATTGAAGAGGTAGTTAACCctaaagtgaaaattctgtcatcatttacataaCTGTTGCATCATTCCAAATCTGCATGACTTTCTTGCTTCTGCGGAACACAGTTTGGAAGAATGTTGTAACAGGTTTTGTCTAAACAATGAAAGTCAAATTTAATTGACTTTAAtttattggagaaaaaaaaaaaaacctgtcctccaaccaatacgctcttATAGGTCgcttgtccaaatccctgaaatacgacccatcagagcgtatactacaattgtgcccctatcggcaaaaggtcgttttcatattaatgttttgtactcttttatttgcactttgGTTTGCGTTTTGTGTAGCTccgattattgcgttataccttgatatgtaatcatgctatcatgggttcgatcccagggaacggatCTGCACGAAAacgtatatgctcaataaatcataatttagcatgatttctgtgagggttaggtttaggggtggggttaggtgtggtcattcgaacgaataagccacatagtaaaatatgtaggaaatactgtgagatcggtgtaaaaagcccacacattgcatttaaataaacgtgcgttttgattggtaactGCATTATACTTCATTTTATGACGACAGAcacaacgcgatactgtcattatttttacgcccactagagggcgcttaactttaaagcGTAAATAaaggtcgtaataaatgcttgcacaaacgacctatatgttcgttttttgttggaggacaggctaaAAAAAAACCATAAGATGTTTTTTACAAATTTTCCACCTTAtaagggcgagtaaatgatgacaattttcattttgggatgaaaGTATCCCTTTTATATATGCATGATTGTTAAAAACTTCACACAACCAATTAATCTGACGTTTGCTCAGTTTTCATGTGTATTTCTTCCATTAATCACAGCCAATTCCATAGAGCTATCACCATGTACATTCAAAAGGAATAGAGAGTGTGGGTGTAAACCTACATACTATTTCAACAATCTAAGCCCCTCGGATTGGGAATGTTCTCGCTGTAGAAAATGTGGACCTGGACAGCTGACAGTTGCAGAATGTAAGTCCCTCAAGTTTAATAAAGCTTCTTAATGAATTAAAGATATACATTAATCTTGTTTTTACATACCGTAATATGATAACCTTagtaaatgttttcaattttgtCAGGTGGTGAAAAACAGAATACAAAGTGTCAGTGCAAAGAAAACCATTATGCTGTCCCTGGCAAAAACCTCTGTTTGCCGTGTGCTGAGTAAGTCAAACTTCGGTACTCTTCAAAATCCTGCTGGCAATTGTTCAGAGGTTAAGCTGATGAATGCACTTGTTCAtcttttgattttgaaaagtctTAGTACACTTATGAATTCAGATGCGTTTAACTACACAAGCTCAGTTTTGTTGCAGTTTGAAATGCGTTCAACTGAAATGAATACCTCAGTACAAGTACACATCTTTTATCTTATAGATGTCAGGATGATTGTCCAGACGTGTGCAAATCCACCACACCTCCTAACATTTTAGGATCTTCCAAACCAACTAGTCCTCCAGGTGAGTACTGACCTGGGACATCTCCTCTGAGGAGGCATTGCCTCTTCAAAAAACTGGTTGAGAAATCTAtgcaaatattgcaaaatataaaataaaaaacttttcttaAGTAACACTACAACAGCGTTTGCAGCCGGAGGCTACATCTCTCTCTACTCTCCTAAACCTATTGAGTTTTAACAGATCCCCAAGGCATGTGTTAGGTTTCGTAAGGGGAACAGTAAATTGAGAATGCATGTTGGAAAATCACATGAGAAGTGGCTATGATTGATTCATGCAATAAATCCCGCCTCCAGTCTTTGTATTTGTCACAAGTTTGATTATCAGTCTGAATGAACAAACTGATGGCGTTAATGAGAAACccaattaaaaaaaggaaaagaagtcacatcaaaataaaatttcaaatagACTGAAAACAGCATGGTGAAATTTCTTTGATGGCTAATGATCTGAAAAGCTGACAATTAATAAGAACAGCTGAATAGTCATTATTATGGAATAGTTATTGTTTAGGAATGAATGCAAGAAAAAAGCTTAAAACTATACtggtttttttcttttataagactggttataataaatagaactttacattacatttttaaatggaatTGGGTAACCctttattttatggtgtccttgttacacattgtTGCATATACttcttattataataacaatacgtTATTTATAATTACTGTACATGCAAGTAACCATAAACCAAAACCTAATCCTAATCCTGACCATATAGTAGttcatattactcagtacttacatgtataattacactggaACAAagagaccttaaaataaagtgtaacctagagaagtaattgttttgtttatttgatactgtaaataatgttaatttaacCAGGAAAATGTGTAACTGAGACAAGAAtgtacatttgatttaaaaaaaaaaaaaaaacgcacaccACTGGTACTGATCAACACCCATCCAATAATGTGTATCCcttggaaataaaaaatattgaaaaagttGATGTTTGTTGGCTTTCCTAACAGGACACTGTTGGCAAAATACTGTAAGGCTTTAGACTGTAACGATAAAGAGAGCTAGTCCGATATTTTTTTTGAAAGCATGAGCAATCTTGGGAAGTCCCCTCGCGTGTTCCTTTGAATTAGTCTAGCCATGACTAAGCAGTGATCCAAAAAACAACACGTGTCCTCAGGCAAGGAATAATGTTAAGGGGTGAgctaaatgagtttgtttctgttCTCCTTGGTGTTTCAGGCTTAATCCATCACATACTGGTCCCTGTGTGTGCATGCATCACGGTTCTAGCAGTGGGAGTGTTCCTGTTATACGAGGGCATCAGACTTTGGAAGAAAAAGAGCCGTGCTTTGTCATCGCAGCAATCAACACCTGTTTCCGATGATCAGGTAAAATGCTTGTTTGACCTATGACTAACAATGACAGAGACACCACAACCATTCTTCTCCACAATGCTAAACACATAATTACAGTAGCTTTGTTTTTATAGAAGATGATTCAGCTTTTATCgtaaatactaatactaatgttATATCACAGGGACCCCCATCTGAACTCTCAGCCgacaaataatattaacagaattGCACTAatgccttaaaaaaataaatgctaaagcGGTGCTGTATTACCTGTTTTTGTTAGTTAAACtggtatatatatgtaaaaaaagccATGTTATCATCATGTGATGTTTTATACCCTATTTGAccgtttttgcattttttaattattattatcgtatagtaattaatatatattttttatgttctccACAGACATTGATTATCACAGTGGCACCAGACAAAGAACTCGATGAGAGCGTTCCTTTCACAAACCAGCCGTGCGAACCGGAGCTAAATGGGAAACTCCCAGACTGCGTCCCAAGAGAGATCAAAAGTATGTCTGTGTTTATTTCGTTCTACCCATAAATCCCTGGAAGCTGAAGTAACGATGCTTGTGATTCACATCTGttgtcgctctctctctccccgtTTCTTTCACTTTCACTCTTGTAGTTCACGAGTTCTTCTATTTTGTGCTGGACGAGGTGCCTATCGGAAGATTTAAAGAGCTTGTTCGTCGTCTTGGTGTATCTGAGCAGAACATCGACAGGGCcgaacaagaccacaggaacagCAAAGATGCCCATTACCAGATGCTGAAGGTTTGGAGTGACAGCGGCAGTGGAGGAGGGAACAACGTTTTGCCATGGCACCGCATCCAGATGTTTGTAGACACTCTGAAGGACATGTATTTGGTTAACTGTGCAGACAACATCGAGAGCAGGTTCCTTTCAAAGGACCCAAGCACTTCAAACTGAGGCCATTAGAGGAGAAAGAAGAAAGGGCATTAAAGAGCGAACTTAACCTCCACCAGTTTCCAGTGGATTCCTTTGAGAATGGAACAGCTGTTTTTTTGGCCATGTCATATTTCCAGCTGTCCAAAGATTGCACACTAATGTTTTTTTGAATATGCTTATGTTCTTTGTTTGTatgcaagcttttttttttagtgctgtcaaagtAAATGAGGGTGGTGGGGCGGTTGGGGTTTGGGTTGTAATTTTTCAGATGTTTATCGGAGAtgacataatcataatcatattcTCTCCAGGTTCACCTTATCATAGCACACATCTCACAATAACATGtccaggtcacacacacacacacacgcacacacacactgttcaacATTTTAAGGAagagtatttttgtttgtttgtttgttttcaagatTGTGTTCATTAAGacgacatttatttgatcaaaaacagtcaATAAAAAACGGTGGTCCCtagcagcctttactccagtcttcagtattaaACTTAAACACCATAAGGTTCATATTCCTTTCATTTACATTTCTTACATATTCTTTTTTTGGCGGTGACCTGGGTATGTTCTTGATGGGTTTCGTGAGAGGCCTTATTGACCCAATAATGCCTCCAACTGTATAGATGAATTTAATGCTGATAGTAGTTGTATTTGCatgtacaaaacaaaaacagtttataattgcatttgcatttgaggggtattttattaaaaaaattaaacagttttCTATTGTTGCATTATTCCACGGAATGATATTGAGCTTCAGCTGGAAACTAGCATTAAAAttcaatgcaaatgcaaattataAAGCTGATCTGACcaaagatgtttttgtttttaaatttaaattcctATATAAATAACCCATATATGCTGGAAAAAAACTTGGTTTTTCAAAACGAGTTGAAGGattgaaatagtgttttttgtCAAATGAACTTCAATCATTTGTATGTGTCACATTTTCTTTTACAGAGGATGAATAGAAATATAAGAACAAATTccctaaatacatttttatatattttatctcttttttttcatttaactgcctaaaaacacaaataaacagtttgtatatattttttaattcatgtgtAATTTGCTTCTTATTCTAATTCATTCTTTATCAGTTTAGATGAAACCTGGAAGTACATGCTTTGCAAAAGGCCTCAGCAGCACTAAATCTACAAGTGTTCTGTTAACAGACCTTTAACCACTAGACAAGCACCAAACCCAGCTCTGTTTCCTTTGATAAAAGGTGCATGTGTATTTATGTCCTGATGTGCATATGTTATGATCTTGCGCAATGTTGCTTTTCTGCATTCCTGTCCCACTGTATTTATTTCTGTCTGATATTTTTTCACGCCCTCTCtcgcttctttttttttaatcagctgaactgCACGCGTTCACAGCTTGACTGATACCACACAATATGTACTATAGACATGAATAAAAAcagataaaattattaataaatgtaaaatgttcaaAATCGGATTTACACAAAAGGAAGATTCTTTAAATCTACAGCTAAACCTAGGTATACCTAAATATGACCATGGCATCATGTTGATGGGTTTTTCTTTGGTAAGCACCTGTCAAATCCTCCCAGCATTTTAATTTCCTCATTGGAGGTGAAATAACATCTTTCTTCCTTATTCtgcatgtttgcatgtgtgtgtgtgtgtgtgcatgctcgtCTTTGTGGAACTAAACCACAGATCATCCATGTCTAAACAATAATAACTTTACATGTTGTTATGTAGCTGTGATCAAAGGCTGGTTGGTTGTCAATCACATCAGAAAGCAGTAATGGCCCCGTCAGGTTTATCTTCTCAGTCATGCCTGAAATAAGTCTGAAGAATCTGGTCTCACTTGCTCAACCTGTTGCTGAAGGAAAGGGTAAAGAAAAACGATATAGAAAGACACCGA
The nucleotide sequence above comes from Carassius gibelio isolate Cgi1373 ecotype wild population from Czech Republic chromosome B16, carGib1.2-hapl.c, whole genome shotgun sequence. Encoded proteins:
- the tnfrsf1a gene encoding tumor necrosis factor receptor superfamily member 1A yields the protein MRECQLFACVLLALISQSYVISVSGGPTGKGYCPENEYWNNKGFCCDKCHAGFKLKEECPKNNTRSLCVKCENGTFLETANHYDKCFSCRKCSKANSIELSPCTFKRNRECGCKPTYYFNNLSPSDWECSRCRKCGPGQLTVAECGEKQNTKCQCKENHYAVPGKNLCLPCAECQDDCPDVCKSTTPPNILGSSKPTSPPGLIHHILVPVCACITVLAVGVFLLYEGIRLWKKKSRALSSQQSTPVSDDQTLIITVAPDKELDESVPFTNQPCEPELNGKLPDCVPREIKIHEFFYFVLDEVPIGRFKELVRRLGVSEQNIDRAEQDHRNSKDAHYQMLKVWSDSGSGGGNNVLPWHRIQMFVDTLKDMYLVNCADNIESRFLSKDPSTSN